Below is a genomic region from Ferrovibrio sp. MS7.
CCAGCGGCGCTTCGGCGCGGATCAGCGGCACCGCCTGGCGCTGCATGTTCGAGCCCATCAGCGCGCGGTTGGCGTCGTCGTTCTCAAGGAACGGGATCAGCGCCGCGGCGACCGAAACCAGCTGCTTCGGCGACACGTCCATGAAATCGACGCTCTCGGGGCGCAGCATCTGGAAGTCGCCGTTGACGCGGCAGTTCAGCAATTCGCCGACCAGCTTGCCCTTCGGGTCCACCGGCACATTCGCCTGGGCGATGGAATACTTACCCTCTTCCATGGCGGTGAGGTAGACGACCTCGTCGGTCACCTTGCCTTCGCGCACGCGGCGGTACGGGCTCTCGATGAAGCCATACTGGTTCACGCGGGCATAGGTGGCGAGCGAGTTGATCAGACCGATATTCGGGCCTTCCGGCGTCTCAATCGGGCAGATGCGGCCATAATGGGTCGGATGCACGTCGCGCACTTCGAAGCCGGCGCGCTCGCGGGTCAGACCGCCCGGGCCAAGCGCCGAGAGGCGGCGCTTGTGGGTGATTTCCGACAGCGGGTTGGTCTGGTCCATGAACTGCGACAGCTGCGAGGAACCGAAGAACTCGCGCACCGCCGCCGCCGCCGGCTTGGCATTGATCAGGTCATGCGGCATCACGGTGTCGATATCCACGCTGCTCATGCGCTCGCGGATGGCGCGCTCCATGCGCAGCAGGCCGATGCGGTACTGGTTCTCCATCAGCTCGCCGACCGAACGGACGCGGCGGTTGCCGAGATGGTCGATATCGTCGATGTCGCCGCGGCCATCCTTCAGTTCAACCAGCGTCTTGACGCAGGCCAGGATGTCCTCGGTGCGCAACACGCGCACGGTGTCCTCGGCGGTGAGGCTGAGGCGGGCATTCATCTTCACGCGGCCGACGGCCGAGAGGTCGTAGCGCTCCGGATCGAAGAACAGGCCGTGGAACAGTGCTTCCGCGGTGTCCATCGTCGGCGGCTCGCCCGGACGCATCACGCGATAGATTTCGAACAGCGACTGCTCGCGGCTCTGGTTCTTGTCCGCCACCATGGTGTTGCGGATGTAGGAACCGATGGTGACGTGGTCGACATCCAGCACCGAGATCTGCTCGATGCCGGCGGCTTCCAGCAGCTCGATCTTCTTCAGGTCCAGCTCTTCGCCAGCCTCGAGATAAATCTCGCCGCTCTCCTCGTTGATGATGTCGAGCGCGTTGTACTTGCCCACCATGTCGGCCGGCGAGACCAGCAGCTCCTTGAGGCCTTCCTCGGCCAGCTTGCGCGCCAGGCGCGGCGTCACCTTGGTGCCGGCTTCCGCCGCCACCTTGCCGGTCTTGGCATTGATCAGGTCGTTATTGAGACGCACGCCGCGCATGCGCTCGGCACTGTATTCGGTGCGCCAGCCCTTCTTGTCGCGCTTGTAGATAACCTTCTTGTAGAAGGCATCCAGGATCTCTTCCTGGGTCAGGCCGAGCGCGAAGAACAGTGTGGTGACCGGCAGCTTGCGGCGGCGGTCGATGCGCACATGCACCACGTCCTTGGCATCGAATTCGAAATCGAGCCAGGAGCCGCGATAGGGAATGACGCGCGCGGTGTAGAGATACTTGCCCGAGGAATGGGTCTTGCCCTTGTCGTGGTCGAAGAACACACCCGGCGAACGGTGCATCTGCGAAACGATGACGCGCTCGGTGCCGTTGATGATGAAGGTGCCCTTGTCGGTCATGAGCGGCATGTCGCCCATGTAGACATCCTGCTCCTTGATATCGAGCACCGACTTGGCCTGGGTATCCGGGTCCACTTCGAACACGATCAGGCGCAGCGTAACCTTCAGCGGCGCGGCAAAGGTCATGCCACGCTGCATGCATTCATCAACGTCGTACTTCGGCGGCTCGAATTCGTACTTCACGAATTCCAGCGACGAGGTTTCGGAGAAATCCTTGATCGGGAAGACCGACTTGAACACGCCCTGCAGGCCGGCATCGCCGCGCTGATCAGCCGGCACATGCATCATCAGGAAGCTCTCATACGAGCTCTTCTGAACCTCGATCAGGTTCGGCATCGTGGCGATCGAGGGGATGCGGCCAAAGCTCTTGCGCACGCGCTTGCGGGCGGTGAAAGACAGCGCCAGTCCAGTATCGGTCATGTCATATCCCAAATGGCGAAAGCGACACTTTCCATTGCCCGGGGGAACGGTGCACGGAAAGGCCGCTGGACGGTTTCGGAAAGCGATGAATTTTACGGGCCCATGATCCCGCCGGGCGATCGCCGCGCCCAAGTTCCGAAACCGCTGTTGTCCCATCGAAAACCCGCGATGGCCGGAGCATGAAGCGGATACCGGCGGCTTTGGGAAGGGGCCATGCCAGCC
It encodes:
- the rpoB gene encoding DNA-directed RNA polymerase subunit beta, with product MALSFTARKRVRKSFGRIPSIATMPNLIEVQKSSYESFLMMHVPADQRGDAGLQGVFKSVFPIKDFSETSSLEFVKYEFEPPKYDVDECMQRGMTFAAPLKVTLRLIVFEVDPDTQAKSVLDIKEQDVYMGDMPLMTDKGTFIINGTERVIVSQMHRSPGVFFDHDKGKTHSSGKYLYTARVIPYRGSWLDFEFDAKDVVHVRIDRRRKLPVTTLFFALGLTQEEILDAFYKKVIYKRDKKGWRTEYSAERMRGVRLNNDLINAKTGKVAAEAGTKVTPRLARKLAEEGLKELLVSPADMVGKYNALDIINEESGEIYLEAGEELDLKKIELLEAAGIEQISVLDVDHVTIGSYIRNTMVADKNQSREQSLFEIYRVMRPGEPPTMDTAEALFHGLFFDPERYDLSAVGRVKMNARLSLTAEDTVRVLRTEDILACVKTLVELKDGRGDIDDIDHLGNRRVRSVGELMENQYRIGLLRMERAIRERMSSVDIDTVMPHDLINAKPAAAAVREFFGSSQLSQFMDQTNPLSEITHKRRLSALGPGGLTRERAGFEVRDVHPTHYGRICPIETPEGPNIGLINSLATYARVNQYGFIESPYRRVREGKVTDEVVYLTAMEEGKYSIAQANVPVDPKGKLVGELLNCRVNGDFQMLRPESVDFMDVSPKQLVSVAAALIPFLENDDANRALMGSNMQRQAVPLIRAEAPLVGTGMEEVVARDSGATIVAKRSGVIDQIDATRIVVRASDEADMSKSNVDIYKLLKFQRSNQNTCITQRPLVKVGDQVKAGDIIADGPSTELGELALGRNALVAFMPWNGYNFEDSILISERIAKDDVFTSIHIEEFEVMARDTKLGPEEITRDIPNVGEEGLKNLDEAGIVYIGAEVGPGDIMVGKITPKGESPMTPEEKLLRAIFGEKASDVRDSSLRVPPGVSGTVVEVRVFSRHGVEKDERALAIERSEIERLAKDRDDERAIIDRSIFTRLRELLNGKQADKGPKGFKDGGKITEEVLDELPHSAWWQISLKNEKNMADIEALKKQYDTAMARIQARFESKVEKLQRGDELPPGVMKMVKVFVAVKRKLQPGDKMAGRHGNKGVISRIMPEEDMPYLEDGQPVDLVLNPLGVPSRMNVGQILETHLGWASAGLGKQIGETLDRVRRNHAKAEDLRKVLKTVYSKQEYTDKVAELSDDQIIELSSNLRRGVPMATPVFDGAHEPDINEMLEKAGNDKSGQVTLIDGRTGEAFDRKVTVGYIYMLKLHHLVDDKIHARSIGPYSLVTQQPLGGKAQFGGQRFGEMEVWALQAYGAAYTLQEMLTVKSDDVAGRSKVYEAIVRGDDNFEAGIPESFNVLVKEMRSLGLNVELSQRSY